The DNA window TCTCCATGCCGACACCCTGACCGGGGCCGAGGTCGATTTCGTCGTGTATGTCGAGTTCGAAAACGAAGCGGATCTAGCCGCCTACAAGGCGCATCCCGTCTACGAGGAAGCCATCCGCCGGGTCCGCCCTTTGCGCGAGATGCGCATCGCGGCAGACGTCATCGCGGGCTGACCGGCAGGCCCGACGCAGGTGCCTACAGCTTCGATGAAATCACGCCGGTATTGAAGCCGCCCATGCGCAACTCACCGAACAGGCGCTGATATTCGATCTTGGGACAACGGTTCATCACCACGTCCACGCCACGCGCCCGCGCCTTCTCGGCGGCTTCCTCGTGCCACACGCCGATCTGCATCCAGATCGTCTGAAGATCAGGAAACCGCTCCAGAGCCTCATCCACGATGGGCGGCACATGCTCGGACCGGCGAAAGATGTCCACCATGTCCACGCCGCCCTCGATCTCACCCAGCGACCCCAGAACGGTCGCCCCGAACGCCGTCTGGCCCGCGTGGCCGGGGTTGACCGGCACCACGTCGAACCCTTTCAACTTCAGGTAGCGCGCGACATAGAAACTCGGACGTACCTCTTTCATCGACACGCCCACCACCGCGATGCGCTTGGTCCGCTTCAAAATGTCCCGAAGGTCAGAATCTTTGTATGGCTCGTTCATGGTCCCACACTAGACCGTCGCTTCAAAAGAAAAAAGCGCCCGGGCAAACCCGGGCGCCAGTCGCGGAACGAGGGACAGTGAAAAGAAGCACCGGAGTTCCAGTTCGGCGCTTCGTAACTTCCAGATAGGTACTGAATTCCAGATATAAAGAGGTTGTAAATTAGGTGTGAACATTCGGTAAAAATTCGCCGTTCTCAGTCGATGATATCTTCCAGAACGTCCCAGACCTCATCCAGCACACGGCCGAAGATCGGCTTGCGCTTCCGCTTCCCGCGCCGTTTCGGGCGGTCCGGTCCCGCATCGCCCTTCCAGTCCGGTCGCAGCGCCACGGGACGGCCATCCCGACGCCTATCCACTTTCTTGCCGGGTTGCGCGCCGCGTGGCGCCCCCTTGCGCTCTTGGGCATTGTCGCGCGACACCGGCATCATCTTCATGTCGTGCAGCGGTGCACCGCAGGCGCCACAGGCCAACTCATGCCGCCCCTCGTCCAGCACCAGCACCGCCCGCGTTCCGCAGTAACAACATGTCGCGATCTTCCGGCCCATTCCGCCTCCGTCGGTTACCCCAGTCGGTTATCCTCTGGATGCATATAGGGCCACCGCCGCGGCATTTGAGACATTGAGCGATCCGAACGCCCCCGCATAGGCGATCCGCACCAATTTGTCGCAGGTCTCTCGCGTCTTCTGGCGCAGCCCCGGCCCCTCGGCCCCCAGCACCAGCGCCACGGGACGGTCCTGCATCCCGACCAGCGCCTCCTTGACGGTCTCACTGGCCTCGCCGTCAAGACCCAGCACCAGGTATCCCATGCCTTGCAACGCGCTCATCGCATCGGCGAGGTTGCGCACCCGCAAATAGGGCTGGCGCTCCAACGCGCCGCTCGCGGTCTTGGCCAGCGCCCCGGTCTCCGGCGCCGAATGGTGCCGCGGCGCGATCACCGCCGACGCGCCGAATACCTCGGCCGAGCGCAGGATCGCGCCGACGTTATGCGGGTCCGTCACCCGGTCCAGCAGCATCACCCGCGGCGGCCGAACCCCGTCGCCAAGACACACCTCTTCCAGCGCCCCCCAGTCCAGCGGCTTCACTTCCAGCGCCGCACCCTGGTGCACCGATTGCGGATCCAGCGGCGCGCTGAACTTGCGCGGGTCGGCCATCTCCGGCTGCATGCCCGAGGCCGCAATGGCATCGGCCAGCTTGTCGGCGGCGTTCTTCGTCAGCACCAGCCGCAGCTTCTCGCGGCGCGGGTTTTCCAGCGCATCGCGCACCGCGTGCAGCCCAAACAACCACACGGTTTCCGCCGCCGACGCCTTCTTGGCCTGTTCCTTTTCCACGACCCACTTGGGTTTCTTCGTTGCCATCCGGGGGCCTCCTTCACAGGCGGCGGACAATGGCCCCGCACAGTCACAATCGCAAGCGATTTTCCGGTTGACGGGGCACCGGCCCGCTTCTAAACACGCGCCTCAGTGGGCGACAGGCCGCAAGGTGTGGCAGGGGACTGTAACTCCCTCGCGGAGACGCACGCTAGGTTCGATTCCTAGGTCGCCCACCACTTCCCGATCCAAATCCCGCCGACAGAAACACAGCCGCGCAGCGGGGGCGCTACGGCTGTCCGACGCGCCAGATTATTCGCAGAATAATCTATGCCCTTGGCCCACGCTGCAGACCCGTCGATTATTCGCAGAATAATCGGCACTGGATTGCATCGGCGGAATATTGCGCGATTCCACCACATGCGCTACACTACGGGCATAAAAACACAAAACAGGCACCGGGCAGGTCCATGAAATACGTTATCCACTTGGGCGTCCACAGGACGGCGTCCATGCTGTTGCAGCAGAACCTTTCGGCCAATCTCGATCAATTGCGCGCCCAGGGCGTGTTCTACGTGAACGCCGAAACCCCCAACCTTCTGCGCCGCCAGGTGCGCATGATCCGCCGCCGGCACAGGCCCGGTTCGACCCCGAACGAGATCGGCCATTTCGAAGCCACAAACACCGCCATCACTCGGACCGCCAACGAGGCCGGCGCCGAAACGGTTCTCATTTCCGACGAGCACCGCCTTGGTCCCTCGATGACCCAAAGCCTGAAGTGGAACGAGGCGCACCCCGGCTTCTATCCGCAGGCCGCGACCAACCTGCAACACGCCCAGGCTGGCCTGCCGCTCGCGGACACGCGCCTGCTGCTCTACACCCGCAACGCCGAAAGCTACCTGCTCAGCCTCTATTCCGACGCGATCCGTCAGAACCAAGTCGCCATGACGCTGGAACAGTTCTGCCGCAGCGTGAACTTCAACTCGATCAACTTTTTTGCGCTGGAACAAGAGCTCGCGGGGCTGCACCCGAACCTTCAGGTGAAGTCGCGCCAGTTCGAGCGGATCAAGCTCGGGCCAGAGACCTACCTGCGCAGTTTCCTGCGCGATATCGGGCTCGATCCCGCGCCCTTCACCCTGCATCCCGCGCCACCGCAGCCACAGCTCGATGCGATGCAGGTCGAGGCGCTCTTGCACATCATGTCAGGCAGCCAGTCGAAACGCGCCGACATGGTCGCCCGGCTGCGCGAGAACGTGCTGCGCGGCGCGCCGAACCCGCTGGCGCCGCTGGTGCTGCCTCAATGGGTCACAGACTCGATGCGCGTCACCGACGAGGGCCGCGCCTCCGACGCGGGACGCACCCACGCCGCCTGAGGCCGCGAGCACCGGCTCTCAGCCCTTGCGCTTGTCCTTGGGCCGCCAGGTATCCAGCCAGCGCCGGACCCGTCCGCGCCGGTCCTCGATGGCATCGCCCGCCGCGTCGAACCGCGCCTCGACCCCGTCCCAGACCGGGTCGATCCGCCGCGCCCGGAACCGCCGCCACAGCCGCCAGACGCCGTAGGCGACCAGCCCGAAGACCGCGAGTATCAGGGTATTCAGCCACGGAAACGGCTTGCCCACCTCCGGACCGGCCACTGGCCATATGCTGACGCCGTTGGGAAAGATCGACAGGAACTCGTTGCGCCACCCGTAATGCTTCAGCGCGGCCCAGCGCGGCGCTTCAGAGGTCGATTTCAGGTCTGCCGCCTCGGCCTGCAGGTTCGACGTGTCGAACTTGAAATAGGGCGGCCAGCCCCAGCTTGTGTCCTCGTTGCGATAGACCATGGTGCTGCCATCCGCCCGCACCGTCTGGATGAAGAACACGTCGCGGTTGATTGCCGTGGCGTCATTGCCGGCATCGGGGCTGGCCCAGAACAGGCTGTTCTCGCCGAAATCGATCCGCTTTTCGTAGGTGTCGGTGACCCGCACGATATCGGTCTGCGGCAGGGTATAGTGAAAGAACGCCGCCACCAGCACCCAGAACGCCGCCCAGAAAAGCCATTTGAGATACACCATCGCCCGCCCCTTCAGTGAAAGTTCGTGAAATAGATGATCGCGGCCACGATGCTGAAGGGCACCACGTAGACACCAAGGATCAGCTTGCGCCGCAGCGAGCCGTCATACTCTTCCAGCCCCTTCTCGATATAGGCGTCACGGTCGCCGGGCCGGCCTTCCTCCTCCCACCATTCGCGCAGCTTGGCCTTCCGCACGCTGCGCGAATAAAGCGACAGAACCACGTAAAGGATCGTGCAGACGATGAACCCGATGATCAAAAGCCGTGCCAGTGCCGCCATGTGCTATCCCTTTCCCTTCGTGCCCGCCCGGCGAGTCACCGGCCCCCAAGGGCCGACCCGCGCCAAAACCGCCTCGAGATCCGCCGCCGGTTCCGGCGCTTTCGGCGGCGCGGGCTCTTCCATCGGCGCGTCGTGGCCAAAGAGTGCCGCGCGCGTGCCCAGCTTGTCCACCTGGTATTCGTTCAGCAGAAAATCGACGACATAGGCGCGCTTGGTGTCCGCCCACGACTCGTAGCGGCGGTAAAACAGGCTCTTGTGGCAGATGAAAAGCTGCCGCACATCCTTCGGCGCCAGTTCCGCCAGCAGCATGTTCACCAGTTCCGCGTCCTTGTGCGCCGCCGCCCGCAGCGTGTAGAAATACGCCGGGTTGTCCGAGGCGATCACCGGCCACGGCCCGCCATTCTCGGCCCAGTTCAGCAGCGCGTTCAGCGTGTGGAATTCCTCGGGCAGAAGGTCCGAATGCCGCCGCGCCAACCGGCGCATCTCGGCCCTCGTGCGGCCTGCAAGTTCGACGTCCTCACCGGCCAACGCATCGACCAGCATGAAATCCATCTTCTGCCGCAGGATCGCCGCCGCGTCGATGCCGCGTGCCTTGACGATCGGCTCCACCAGACCGTTGAGATCAAGAAAACTGGCCACCCGGTTGCGGTCAGTCAGGTCGAACACATAGTCGATCCGCCCGCCCTCGAACGGGGTCTTGTCCTGCGCACAGATTACGCCGGGCAGTTCAAGGTTTTGAAACAGGTACACCCCGCCAAAGTGACTGGTCCAGTAATTGCGCTGCTCGAAGCTCATTTCCTTCAGATCGATGGGGTTGCGCAGCACGTCGCCGGTCTGCCCCGCAAGCTCGATCATCTCCGCAATCAGCACGTCGTCGAACCACGCGTCCTCTTCCGACATGAACCGCTCGACCTTTTCATCCAGCTTTTCCGCCTGCCGCAACGCCCCGTTGGTGGTGTCCGCTTCGATGGTGATCCGTCGGATATCGAACAGTCGTTCCGGGCTGGACATGTCATAAACGCTGTTGACCAATTCACCCGCCACCGCATCCCGCGCCGTCAGCGCAAAAAGCGCCGGCTCGTTTTCCTCGATGAACTGCTTCAGGATACCGCGCGAGGTCGAAAACTGCGCATTCAGAAGCGGCGCGCGCTTCTGCTCCGTGGTCAGCAGGATGAACTGCCGGTTCACGCCTGCATGGTTGAGGTAAAGATCATCGCCCAGCTCATGCCCCACCTCCGGCGAATAGCCCGAGATATCGACATAGAAATCTGTCAGATTGGTGGTCTCGCCCGTAAGATGCTCCAGCGCGCGATTATACCGCTCCACCAGCGCCGGGCTCGTCACATGCACCAGGTTGCCGAACATCAGGCCGGATCTGATCAGACGTTCCATGCGCCACCTCCGTAGGGTGGGTTTCCATCCCACCATCCCCGGGCCGCCCCAAGCGCGCTCGCGCCCGGGACCCAATCAGAGGCCTCTTCACGGCTGCGAGTGTGAGGTCCCGGGTCAAGCCCGGGACAGGTGCGCCCCTTCACTGACCGCTTACCCATCAAGCCTCCCCTCGCACGATATCGCGGTTGCGCAATCGCTCCACACGCTGCGCCAAGCCCAGCCACATGAAGACAAGCACCGGACCCCACACCACCACCGCCGAAACCGAGGTTCGCATGTACATCCACGCCACCGCACCCTGTTCGGCAAGCCCGGGTCCGCCCATCAGGCTGCGCTTGTCGAACAGCGCGAACACACCTGCGCTCAGCCCCACCAGCAAACCGGCCGACACGATGACCGATACCAGAACCCGGCCGTGCGACCGGGTCTCCCGCGGCGCCAATAGCCACGGCAACAAGGCCGCAAACCCGCCGATGATCAGCAGCGGCAGGCCCGTGTTCAGCAATGTCACGCTCGTGTCGTTCATCGCCATTCAGCGCGCCTGATCTCACGCGCCATCCTCCTTCGCCGCCATGTACCGCCGCTTCGCCTCCTCCGTCCGGCCAAAGTCGCGCACCATGGTCTCGATTGCCACCTCGTCCGACTTGTCCGCATAGCGGAACTCGGAATCCGCGTAGCGGTTGATCTCTTGAACAACCATCTCGACCGTAATCGGCTGGCGCAGTTCCTCGATCATCCCCTTTTTCTCGTCATAGGACTTGAACAGGAACAGGTCCGGCTTCTCCATCCACTCGTCCGGCAATTCGAAATCCATCGCCCGCACCTTTACTGCGTCGGTGATGTTCTTGATCGCACGGCCCGTGAACCGCTCATCCGCCTCCTGAATGCCCTTCAGGTACGTCCCCAGCTTGGCAATCGTGTCCAGCTTACCGATATCCTTTTCCACACGCTCATAGACCCGGATCAGTCCTTCCTCATGTGGCCGCGCGTGGCTCTCGAACGATGCCGCAACGGCCTTCTTGATCTCCTGCGCGGCATAGACCTCGTGCTGGCCCAGCGGGATGTCGTGGTTCTTCCCCATCAGCAGGTAAAGGATATCAATGTAATCCTCCCGCGTCTGCGGCCCGTCCACCAGGAACCGCGCGCCCGCCCTCTGGCGCAGCGCGTCATCCACGTTCTCGGGGTAGTTCGAGAACATCCCGAAGGTGCAATTCCCCCGCACCACCGTATTGGCCCCGGCAAAGCTCTCCATCAGCACAGCGGTGATCTCCAGCTGCCCCGCGCTCGATTGCCGGTCGCCCCGCTTGCCTGCCAGTTGGTCGATATCGTCAATCGTCCCGAACCCGATCACGCCCGGATCGATCACGGTGTTGATGAACGCCTTGGCGTTCTGCGCCGACTTGCCCTGGTAGCTGTCGATGCTCTCGGTGCTCAGGTTCTGATACCGAAACGGATAGCCCACGTTGTCGCAATAGCCCTTGATCAGCCCCGCCATCATCTGGATCAGCGTCGTCTTGCCGGTCCCCGGCTTGCCATCCCCCATGAAGGTAAAGATGAACCCGCCCAGTTCGGCGAAGGGATTCAGCCGCCGGTCGAAATCATAGGCCATCAGCATTTTCGACAGCTTCAGCGCCTGGTACTTGGCGATATGGTTGCCCACCACCTCGTGCGGCTGCTTGAAGGTCATGGTCAGCGTGCTGGACTTGCCCTTTGATGCCGCGTCAAAGCCGCGAATGGTGAAATCATCCGCCTCCACACGCCAGCTTGCGCCGGTAAAGGCGGCCAGCCGCCCGGCATTCTGGGCGCGCAGCGCGATCTTCTCCATCAACTGCTCCGCAAAGGCGCTGACCGTCGCCACCAGCCGCGCATCGTCTCCGGCATGGGCCGCGATATCCTGATCCAGCTCCCACAACGCGCCGTGCAGGGCCAATTGCGAATTGTCGGTCAGAACCTCCTCTACCTCGCCCACCTCGACGCTTACCTCCGAGCCATGCGGTGCCAGCAGGAACGCCGTCGCGTTGGCAAAGACATGCCCCACCGCCAACGCCTCGGCAGCCAGAAGCTCGGTGAACTCGGTCTTGCGGTCCGCGCCCAGCGACCCGGCCAGGTTCGCCCGCCGCAAATCAGCCAGCCCGGTGACCTCGGAAAACTGCTCGCCCACGGCCAGCGCTATCGCAATCGCGCGGCGCAACCCGTGCAGCACCGTCGCCTGCATCGGGCTCACCAGCGGGTCGTCGCCATCTGCCGCCTCGATCCGCTCCACCAGGTGCACGCCCTCGGGTCGCGCGGTCGAGCGTGTCACCAGCCCCGGCGTCGTGGTACGAAACCGCCGCCGCGTGCCCAATCCGGCCGACTTTTCCTGCTGCGGCGCCTCCCCCGGCTTGGCAATGCGCGGCGTGTGGTCGAACCCCGCCAGCATCGCCGCTGCCGCCTCGTAGTGCTTGGCGATATCCTCTTCGCGCAATTCCATCGTATCGGCCGTCAGGCTCATTTCAATATTCCCAATTTTTCATTGTTCCATAAATACTCCCGCCGGAGGCGTGGCCCGGAACGGGCCAATCAATATCTTAAAACCCGCCCCCCGGCGCTGACCACGTACTTGGTGACGGACGAAAAACCCGGCGGGTTCCTTTCAGCCAGCACCTGGTAGGGCCGCTCGGGCAGGATGATGCTGCGCTCCATCCGCGTCGCCCCGGTCTCGGCCCCCTGCCCTGAAAACGGATCCAGCGCAAAGACCTGCCGCTCCACCGTTCCAAACCAGCCCGCGCGTTCCTCGATCACGCGCTCGCTTTCCAGCACCTCGTCGGTCCAGGCCAGCGCCCAGTCCTGCCCGACCGGCGCATCCGCCTGCGCCAACACCTCACGCAGCGGCCCGCTCTGGCGGGTGAAGGCGTGGCTGTACATCGGGCCCACGTGAAACCGCCGCATCCGCTTGGGGTGTAAATCGTCGAAACTCTCGTCGAACCCCTTGGCGATGGTCAGCAGCTTCAGACCGCCCAAGCTCTGCGCCATCAGATGTGCCTGCACTTCGGGCCAGCGCCGCTCGTCCTTGCCCAGGGGCGCGCGCCCCGTATCCTCGACCTCCATCAGGTAGATCGTCGGCAGGTTCACCTGGCTGTCATAGACCGCCCAGTGCAACAGGTAGCGCCGCCGCTCGTCCAGCCCGCTCACCCACTGGATCTGCGGATCGTTCTGCGCCCAGAAAAGATGCCCGCGCAGCATTTCCTCGTAATACAGCCGCTGTGACAACGCGAATTGCAGGCGCGTCGGAATCGTTCGCTCGGAAATGATCTGCTCGACCATCTCGCGCTTCAGCGTTTCGGTATCCGGCATTCCGTCCAGGTGCCGCCGCGCCTGCGCGGCATCATTGGCCATCACCATCAGTTCCGAGAACATCGGAAAGCCACTTTCCCGCACATCCATCGCCAAAGAGCCGAAAAACTGCCCGGTGTCGCGCCCGACCAGCAGGTACTTCATGCTCAGCGCCTTGAACGTATAGGCGATGCCCTGAACATAGGTCGTCAGAATTTCGACCTCCTGCTTGCTCAGGCTGCCTTCGGCCTGCATCACGGCGGCAACCCGGTTCAGATGCGCCGTAATCCGTTCGAACTTGGCGAAATAACGGCGCGACGCGAAAAGATCCGTCAGCGCCACGCGGTCCGATTTTTGGGCGCCGGTATCACTCATGTTTTCGCGTTCTGTTGTTGGCAAAGAACTTTGCAAACCATGGAAAAACAACCCAAATCAAAGCTGCCAATGTGGCTGCGTACACCATGAAATCCCTCCAGTCCGAATAGGACTGCCCACCTCCAATCGACTGATAGAAGAATTTGGTCCCGCAAAGGACCACCAGAACCAAGAACAGAACGAAGCGATAGCGCAAATCGGAAATGCCCTTGCTGGTCTTGTAAGGCATCAAGAGCGGCCACCACCGCCGCCCTTGCGGCCCCTGCTGATCAGGATCAGCCCCGCAACTCCGAAACCCACACCGACAAGGTTCACCCAGGCCGGCACCGTGAAGACAAAAGACACCACGAGGCAGACGACCGACAGAGCAATGGCAAGCGTTCCCAGCCCCATGCCCTAGCCGCCATACGCGTTGGCGTCGTGCTTCTCGATGATCTTCGAGAACCGACGCGCGAACCGCTCGTCGGCCTTGGCCTTGGCCTCCAGCACCTCGCGCGCAAAGACCATGTGATCCTCGTGCGCCTCCAGCATGTCGGCCATCTTCTGGTTGGTGGCAGCACCAATCCCCGCCATGGCGCTCTGCGCCTCCTGGTCGGTCTTCACCCCGATCTCGTTGATCCGGTGCGCCACATCCTGCTGCTGCGCGGTCTTCAGCGACTTGGTCAGCGCATCATACAGCACAACCCGCTGCTTCGTGTCGGTCTGCAACTTGTTGATCAGCACCATCTGCGTCGCCGCCTGGTTCTGAAGGCTGTCGACCCAGGTCTTGCCCTTCTCGATATACCGCTCCAGCGTCTGGCTTTTCGCCAGCTTGACCTGCTCCTGCTGCACCATCTCGTTATACTTGGCGTTCATCTCCGCCAATTCGCTTTCCAGCTTGGTGCGGGCGGCCGCGTCGGTTTCGTTGGCGATCTTGTTCTCCAACTCGATGATCTTGGGATCCATCCCCTGGATATCCGCGCGCAGCGTCTCCAGTTCGCCCACCGTCGCCTCGCGCTCGTCCAGCGTCTCGGTCAGGTTCGTCTCGACCTTCACCTTGTGCTCCTCCAGCGTGCGCAGCTGGCCTTCCAGCAATTGCACGATGATATCGGATTTCGAGATAAGGTCCTGCAACTTGTCGTCGATGCTGGCAGTGCGGATGCGCTCCTGCCGCATGCTGTCGGCCTTATGACGATTGAAGATACCCACGAAGCTTTCCCAGCCCGTCTTGTTGCGCATCTCGTCGAAGTCGCGCGAAAAGCCCGCGGTTACGTCGTCCAGCCCCATGATCAGCTCGGCAATGTTGGCGTTCATCGTCTCGGTATGCGCGTGCACCTCGTCCAGCGTGGCGTTCTCGATATCTAGGCTGGCATCCTCGCCGCCCTTGATCTTGGACCGCGCGGTTTCGATCTTGCTGGTCAGTTCGGCGATCTTCGCCTGCGCCGATGCGACCTGTTCCTGACTTTCGCGCACCTGCGCATCCAAATTCGCCATCCCTGTTCCCTTTCGAGCAAGTTAATGCCTTTAACATCAATATGGGGTCTGCGTCCCGGATTTGAAGATGCCCCCGTCGAATATCGTTTTCGCAAAAGCCGCGCCGCGGGGCAAGAAAGACATGCACGCATCAAGGAATCAGCACCTGTTTGCGTTCGAACGTCCCCGCCGCTGTGTCCAGATCATCGTAAAGGATTTCGATCTCGACGCTTTCGACAGACCCGGGCGGAAACGTCCGGTAGATGACCGTATCGCTGGTGATGGCGTTGGGTGTCGCGGTTTCCAACTGGCAGGGCGGCATCTCCCAGACCTCCATCGCGCCGCCGTTCACGCCGACGCGAAACTCGTGCATCCCACAACGCCAGCTCAGCAAATGCGTCAGGTAAAGCCAGTCCTGCCCCTCGTATTCACGCACCGCGACCCAATTGCCGCGCGTCGCCTCGACGATGGGCTTGATCTCGGCGGCGGTGGTGAATTTGCCTGTGGGTGTCTGATCCTCGGCTTCGAAAGCGCTCGAAGCCTGTGCCTCCGCCGATCCCGTCGGAGCCACCTCTTGCCCGCCGGGCTGCCCTCCCAGCGCCACGGCAAGCCCAATGAAAACCCAGTCAATCATCCGAAAATACCTTTCCTTTCAAAAATCTGCGCAACTGCCTCTCGCGCAATCGCACCGCACCGCCTATACTGCGCCGAAAGGGCAGTTCAGGCAGGCGTGACCGGAGTATGGCCGCGAAAAAGGCGAAAAACCAAGCGTTCAATATCGCGGTGGTCGGCCACGCCGGGCGGCTTCAGTTCGAGGCCGTGCTTTTCGCCGCCTCCCTGCGCGCCCGCAGTCCCAGGTTTTCCGGCCGCCTTTTCGTGGCCGAACCCCGGCCCGGCCCGCTGTGGAAGAACGACCCGACCATGCGCGGCGACATCCGTGCCCTGCTGGAAAGCTACGGCGCCGAGATTGTTCCCTTCGAGACGAAGCATTTCGGCCATGCCTATCCCTACGGCAACAAGATCGAATGCCTGACCGCCCTGCCCAAGGGCGAGCCGTTCGTGTTCTTCGACACCGACACGCTGATCACCGGCGATCTCACCCGCGTGCCATTCGATTTCGATCGCCCCACCGCCTCGCTGAAACGCGAAGGCACCTGGCCCGAGATCCAGCTCTACGGCCCCGGCTACACCCAAACTTGGAAATCGCTCTATGACAAGTTCGGCCTCGACTTCGAGTCCTCGCTCGACACGTCCCTGCCCGACGAGTATTGGCGCCGCTACCTTTATTTCAACGCCGGCTTCTTCTTCTACAAATGTCCGCATGTCTTTGGACAGCGTTTCCTCGACTACGCGCTGGCGATCCGCGACGACCCGCCCCCCGAACTGGTCTGCCAGTCGCTCGATCCCTGGCTCGACCAGGTGGCGCTGCCGCTCGTCATTCATTCCCTCGGCGGCGGTCGCGACACGCTGCCAGACGGCTTGCTCGACGGCGCGGTATCGTGCCATTACCGCCTGCTGCCGCTGCTCTACGCCCGTGAAAACGATGATGTCGTCGCCCTTTTGGAAGAGATCAGCGCCCCCAACCCGGTCAAGAAACTGCTCAAGAACTACGACGCCATTAAGTTCATGATCTACCACGGCCGCGGCCGCAAGGTGCGCGACCTCTTCGATCGCGAGAACCTGCCACGCAAGGAACAGGCAATCCGAAACACCATTCGCCGCAACGGCTTCTGGATGCGCTGATGCCACTCGGCCACGCCCCCGGTCTTACCCGCATCGCACAAGTCTTCGGCCCGTCCGATGCGATGCTGGTGGTCGCCGCACTCGAGGGCGCAGGCTTCCGCGTCTTCGTCCCGGGCTTCCACACGCTGTCGAACGCGCAATATCTGTCGGTGGCCCTCGGCGGCGTGCCGGTCATGGTCGAGGCTTCGTGCGCCATCGAGGCCGCGGCCTTTCTCGATGCGCTCGAGACCGAGCAGGTCGAACTGCTCGACCCCGACACGTTCGACCTCACCCCCGAGGACGACCTGCCGCCCCCCCGCCCGCGCGGCCTCCTGCGGCGCATCGTCGAAAGCGCTTTCTACCTGCTCACCGGCACCGCGCCCGCGCTCCGGGGGCGTTACGGGCGCAAACCACGGGGCTAGCCGCGCCCCGGCTTTTTCTTGCCGTAAATACTCAATCCGTCATAGGCCCCGATGTGCGACACCGGCCTGTTTCGCCCCGTCAGCGGCTGTGCCCGCATGGGGAGGCCACCCTAGGCCCCGACGCAATACGCTTGTCCTGCGTCCCGCCA is part of the Roseovarius sp. THAF9 genome and encodes:
- a CDS encoding Dabb family protein produces the protein MIRHIVFFTARDPKDLGEIRAGLETLGTIPYSTHFEVGENLHADTLTGAEVDFVVYVEFENEADLAAYKAHPVYEEAIRRVRPLREMRIAADVIAG
- a CDS encoding CoA-binding protein, with amino-acid sequence MNEPYKDSDLRDILKRTKRIAVVGVSMKEVRPSFYVARYLKLKGFDVVPVNPGHAGQTAFGATVLGSLGEIEGGVDMVDIFRRSEHVPPIVDEALERFPDLQTIWMQIGVWHEEAAEKARARGVDVVMNRCPKIEYQRLFGELRMGGFNTGVISSKL
- the rlmB gene encoding 23S rRNA (guanosine(2251)-2'-O)-methyltransferase RlmB — its product is MATKKPKWVVEKEQAKKASAAETVWLFGLHAVRDALENPRREKLRLVLTKNAADKLADAIAASGMQPEMADPRKFSAPLDPQSVHQGAALEVKPLDWGALEEVCLGDGVRPPRVMLLDRVTDPHNVGAILRSAEVFGASAVIAPRHHSAPETGALAKTASGALERQPYLRVRNLADAMSALQGMGYLVLGLDGEASETVKEALVGMQDRPVALVLGAEGPGLRQKTRETCDKLVRIAYAGAFGSLNVSNAAAVALYASRG
- a CDS encoding DUF1523 family protein is translated as MVYLKWLFWAAFWVLVAAFFHYTLPQTDIVRVTDTYEKRIDFGENSLFWASPDAGNDATAINRDVFFIQTVRADGSTMVYRNEDTSWGWPPYFKFDTSNLQAEAADLKSTSEAPRWAALKHYGWRNEFLSIFPNGVSIWPVAGPEVGKPFPWLNTLILAVFGLVAYGVWRLWRRFRARRIDPVWDGVEARFDAAGDAIEDRRGRVRRWLDTWRPKDKRKG
- a CDS encoding DUF6638 family protein; protein product: MERLIRSGLMFGNLVHVTSPALVERYNRALEHLTGETTNLTDFYVDISGYSPEVGHELGDDLYLNHAGVNRQFILLTTEQKRAPLLNAQFSTSRGILKQFIEENEPALFALTARDAVAGELVNSVYDMSSPERLFDIRRITIEADTTNGALRQAEKLDEKVERFMSEEDAWFDDVLIAEMIELAGQTGDVLRNPIDLKEMSFEQRNYWTSHFGGVYLFQNLELPGVICAQDKTPFEGGRIDYVFDLTDRNRVASFLDLNGLVEPIVKARGIDAAAILRQKMDFMLVDALAGEDVELAGRTRAEMRRLARRHSDLLPEEFHTLNALLNWAENGGPWPVIASDNPAYFYTLRAAAHKDAELVNMLLAELAPKDVRQLFICHKSLFYRRYESWADTKRAYVVDFLLNEYQVDKLGTRAALFGHDAPMEEPAPPKAPEPAADLEAVLARVGPWGPVTRRAGTKGKG
- a CDS encoding ATP-binding protein codes for the protein MSLTADTMELREEDIAKHYEAAAAMLAGFDHTPRIAKPGEAPQQEKSAGLGTRRRFRTTTPGLVTRSTARPEGVHLVERIEAADGDDPLVSPMQATVLHGLRRAIAIALAVGEQFSEVTGLADLRRANLAGSLGADRKTEFTELLAAEALAVGHVFANATAFLLAPHGSEVSVEVGEVEEVLTDNSQLALHGALWELDQDIAAHAGDDARLVATVSAFAEQLMEKIALRAQNAGRLAAFTGASWRVEADDFTIRGFDAASKGKSSTLTMTFKQPHEVVGNHIAKYQALKLSKMLMAYDFDRRLNPFAELGGFIFTFMGDGKPGTGKTTLIQMMAGLIKGYCDNVGYPFRYQNLSTESIDSYQGKSAQNAKAFINTVIDPGVIGFGTIDDIDQLAGKRGDRQSSAGQLEITAVLMESFAGANTVVRGNCTFGMFSNYPENVDDALRQRAGARFLVDGPQTREDYIDILYLLMGKNHDIPLGQHEVYAAQEIKKAVAASFESHARPHEEGLIRVYERVEKDIGKLDTIAKLGTYLKGIQEADERFTGRAIKNITDAVKVRAMDFELPDEWMEKPDLFLFKSYDEKKGMIEELRQPITVEMVVQEINRYADSEFRYADKSDEVAIETMVRDFGRTEEAKRRYMAAKEDGA